The segment TCTCGACCGCGGCGGCCACATCGTCGGCGTGCCGGGGGAAGGCCACGCCGAGCGGCCGGATCGAATACATGCTGGCGTCGCGGGCGAACAGGTGCCGGGTGTACGCGTCGAACCCGACCTCGCCCTCGAGCTCCTTCTCCAGATCGTGCTTGAGGTCGCTCATGGTTTCTGCAGCCTCTCCAAGGCGGCGTTGACACCGGCCGGCTTGATCGGCACGCCGGCGGCGATCAGGCCCATCTGCACGCCGGCCAGGGTGCCGGCGAGCATCAGGTCGTTGAAGTCGCCCAGGTGGCCGATCCGGAAGATGCGGCCGGCGAGTTTGCCGAGACCGGTGCCGAGCGACATGTTCCAGCGGTCCAGGACGACGGCGCGGACCTGGTCGGCGTCGTGGCCGTCCGGGACGATGACGCCGGTCAGCGAGCCGGAATGTTCGCGTTCGTCGGCGCAGAGCACCTCCAGGCCCCAGCCGCGTACGGCCAGCCGGGTCGCCTCGGCGTGCCGCTGGTGCCGGGCGAAGACGGTTGGCAGGCCCTCCTCGGACAGCATCTGCAGGGCTTCGCGTAGCCCGTACAGAAGATGGGTTGCCGGGGTGTAGGGGAAGAACCCGCGCTGGTTGGCCTCGATGATCGGCTGCCAGTCCCAGAAGGACCGGCGCAGCCGGGCCGACCTGGAAGCTTCCAGCGCCTTGGCGCTGATCGCGTTGAAGCTCAGGCCGGGCGGCAGCATCAGGCCCTTCTGCGAGCCGGCCACCGTGACGTCGACGCCCCAGTCGTCGTGCCGGTATTCGATCGACGCCAGCGACGAGATGGTGTCCACCATGAACAGGGCGGGATGACCGGTCCGGTCGATCGCCTCGCGGACCTCCGGGATCCGGCTCGTGACGCCGGTCGAGGTCTCGTTGTGCACGACCAGCACGGCCTTGATCGCGTGGTCCGGGTCGGCGGTGAGTCTGTCGGAGACCTGCTGGGGGTCTACACCGTGTCGCCAGTCGCCGGGCACGAAGTCGACCTCCAGGCCGAGGCGGCCGGCCATCTCCTGCCAGAGCGTCGCGAAGTGGCCGGTCTCGAAGCACAGCACTTTGTCGCCCGGGCTGAGCGTGTTGACCAGGGCGGCCTCCCACGCGCCGGTGCCGGAGGCGGGATAGATGACGATCGGCTGGGTGGTGCCGAAGACCGGCTGCAGGCCCTCCAGCACCTCGCGGGCCAGCTCGGCGAACTGCGGGCCGCGGTGGTCTATGGTCGGCGCCGCCATGGCGCGCAGCACGCGGTCGGGGGTGTTGGTGGGGCCCGGGATCTGCAGGAAGTGCCGGCCGGTGGAGACCATGCCGCGGCCACCCTTCGTTTGTCCTTCACTGTCCGAGATCGACATTGATCTATAGGTAAGCCTATAGTCGGGCCGGAGGCCACGATGTCGGTAGAACTCGTCTCGATCCTCATCCTCGCAGTCATCTTCCTGATCGCCACGGTCCGGCCATCGATCAACCTCGGTGCGCTCGCCATCGTGGCCGGCTTCGCCCTGGGCGTCTCCGTGCTCGACGGCGCCGACCTGGACGAGAAGGCCGACGCCGTCTTCGCCGGCTTCCCAGGCGAGCTGTTCGTGATCCTGGTCGGGGTGACATACCTGTTCGCCATCGCGTCGGCGAACGGCACAGTGGACTGGCTGGTGCAGAGCGCGATCCGGGCGGTGCAGGGCCGGATCGGGCTGATCCCCTGGATCATGTTCCTGGTCACGGCGCTGCTGACCGCGGTCGGTGCGG is part of the Actinoplanes sp. NBC_00393 genome and harbors:
- a CDS encoding pyridoxal-phosphate-dependent aminotransferase family protein, whose amino-acid sequence is MVSTGRHFLQIPGPTNTPDRVLRAMAAPTIDHRGPQFAELAREVLEGLQPVFGTTQPIVIYPASGTGAWEAALVNTLSPGDKVLCFETGHFATLWQEMAGRLGLEVDFVPGDWRHGVDPQQVSDRLTADPDHAIKAVLVVHNETSTGVTSRIPEVREAIDRTGHPALFMVDTISSLASIEYRHDDWGVDVTVAGSQKGLMLPPGLSFNAISAKALEASRSARLRRSFWDWQPIIEANQRGFFPYTPATHLLYGLREALQMLSEEGLPTVFARHQRHAEATRLAVRGWGLEVLCADEREHSGSLTGVIVPDGHDADQVRAVVLDRWNMSLGTGLGKLAGRIFRIGHLGDFNDLMLAGTLAGVQMGLIAAGVPIKPAGVNAALERLQKP